From the genome of Argentina anserina chromosome 4, drPotAnse1.1, whole genome shotgun sequence, one region includes:
- the LOC126791353 gene encoding mitotic spindle checkpoint protein MAD2: MASSRTATKDIITLRGSAAIVSEFFGYSANSILYNRGVYPEESFVKVKKYGLPMLLTQDEGLKSFLANLTSQLSEWLESGKLQRVVLVIMSKATNEVLERWNFSIETDSEVVEKGVSREKSDKEIMREIQAIMRQIASSITYLPCLDEPCVFDVLAYTDKDLQVPFTWVESDPKLIANPQMVKLHSFDTKIHKVNTLVSYKNDEWDEE; the protein is encoded by the exons ATGGCTTCATCAAGAACCGCAACCAAGGATATCATCACTCTCCGTGGCTCTGCCGCCATTGTCAGCGAGTTTTTTG GCTATTCAGCGAACAG CATTTTGTACAATCGAGGAGTTTACCCTGAAGAGAGTTTTGTTAAGGTCAAGAAATATGGGCTGCCTATGTTGCTCACTCAGGATGAGGGCCTCAAATCTTTTCTGGCCAATTTGACTTCTCAGCTATCTG AATGGCTGGAGTCTGGTAAGTTGCAGAGGGTTGTTCTGGTGATCATGAGCAAGGCTACTAATGAGGTTCTAGAGAGGTGGAACTTCAGCATTGAGACTGACAGTGAGGTTGTCGAGAAGGG TGTTTCGAGGGAAAAGAGTGACAAGGAGATTATGAGGGAGATTCAAGCCATTATGAGGCAGATTGCATCTAGCATTACTTACCTGCCATGCCTTGATGAACCTT gTGTTTTCGATGTTTTGGCATACACTGATAAGGATCTTCAAGTCCCATTCACTTGGGTGGAGAGTGACCCCAAACTGATAGCCAATCCACAAATGGTGAAACTGCATTCCTTTGACACCAAG ATTCACAAGGTTAACACTCTAGTATCCTACAAGAATGACGAATGGGATGAGGAATAG
- the LOC126791352 gene encoding uncharacterized protein LOC126791352 isoform X1 gives MKLAQVSSSQSRASVFSLHGVPKLPSSSFGARKVVAFDSVCGFCRGRSRNKVPAGGIGALAMRNSCCSGFCSLRRNTIEMVSLRKMRGKIFMRAFSTCSSPLISTSFSMVMRSQSALALVTRVVLSDAPQRSDEWFALRQNKLTTSTFSTALGFWKGTRRPELWHEKVFDSKKDFEQASKNAMQWGVVNEEVAIERYKRITGREVGTYGFASHGEEQFDWLGASPDGLLDCFQGGGILEVKCPYNKGKPEQGLPWSTMPFYYMPQVQGQMEIMDRDWVDLYCWMPNGSTIFRVCRDRSYWDLMHEILREFWWENVIPAKEALLLGNEEKVREYKPTSTHKKTGLAIVKSLELARESKLLCREIAGHIEFY, from the exons ATGAAGCTCGCGCAGGTCTCTTCGTCTCAGTCGAGAGCTTCGGTTTTCTCTCTACATGGAGTGCCCAAGTTGCCATCTTCTTCCTTCGGAGCTCGTAAAGTCGTTGCCTTTGATTCAG TATGTGGCTTTTGTAGAGGACGTAGTCGGAACAAAGTACCTGCCGGTGGCATTGGTGCATTAGCAATGAGAAATTCCTGCTGCAGTGGATTCTGCAGCTTACGTCGTAACACAATAGAAATGGTGTCGTTGAGAAAGATGCGTGGAAAGATATTTATGAGGGCCTTTTCGACGTGCTCCTCACCGTTGATATCTACGAGTTTTTCTATGGTGATGCGTTCCCAATCAGCACTTGCGTTGGTTACCCGGGTTGTGCTGTCTGATGCTCCCCAGCGTTCGGACGAGTGGTTTGCCTTGCGGCAAAACAAACTGACTACAAGCACCTTCAGCACTGCCTTGGGGTTTTGGAAAGGAACCCGTCGACCTGAGCTATGGCATGAGAAGGTGTTTGATTCAAAGAAAGATTTCGAGCAAGCTTCTAAGAATGCCATGCAGTGGGGTGTGGTTAATGAAGAGGTGGCCATAGAGCGGTACAAAAGGATAACTGGTCGTGAAGTTGGTACATATGGATTTGCATCCCATGGAGAAGAGCAGTTTGATTGGCTTGGTGCCTCCCCTGATGGTCTGCTTGATTGCTTTCAAGGTGGTGGCATCCTGGAAGTGAAGTGTCCTTATAACAAGGGAAAACCAGAGCAGGGTCTGCCCTGGTCAACGATGCCCTTCTATTACATGCCTCAGGTGCAGGGTCAAATGGAGATAATGGATAGAGATTGGGTTGATTTATATTGCTGGATGCCAAATGGAAGCACAATATTCCGCGTATGCAGAGACCGTAGTTATTGGGACTTGATGCATGAAATTCTAAGGGAATTTTGGTGGGAAAATGTGATTCCTGCAAAGGAGGCTCTTTTGCTGGGAAATGAAGAAAAGGTCAGGGAATATAAACCGACTTCTACTCACAAAAAAACTGGCCTTGCAATTGTTAAGAGTCTGGAGTTAGCAAGAGAATCAAAGTTGCTGTGTAGGGAGATTGCTGGTCACATCGAGTTTTACTAA
- the LOC126791351 gene encoding trihelix transcription factor GT-4-like, with protein MYLLEKPHPTNFHKGGEAAPAEHMNMMIEAVPNDDLPQTHQPNHQHQQLLLLGDSSGSGEDHEPKQPQKKRAETWVQDETRSLIALRREMDSLFNTCKSNRHLWEQISAKMREKGFDRNPNMCTDKWRNLLKEFKKVKHHHHHDKGSGSAKMSYYKEIEEILKDRNKNAPYKSPTPTTTTTKVDSFMHFSDKGIEDTNIAFAPVEANDRPTLNLETGLDHDGHPLALTAGDAVVANGVAPWNWRETPEHGGENQSYGGRVIVVTWGDYTRRIGIDGSADAIKEAIKSAFRLRTRRTFWLEDEDQIVRSLDRDMPLGNYTLHLDEGMSVKVCLYDEPDNLPLHTEEKIFYTEDDFREFLTRRGWTCLREFDGYRNIENMDDLRLGGIYRGVN; from the exons ATGTATCTGTTGGAAAAGCCTCACCCGACTAATTTCCACAAAGGAGGAGAAGCAGCACCCGCCGAGCACATGAACATGATGATCGAGGCGGTTCCGAATGATGATCTCCCCCAAACCCATCAACCCAATCACCAACACCAACAGTTGCTTCTATTGGGCGACAGCAGCGGCAGCGGCGAGGATCACGAGCCCAAGCAGCCGCAGAAGAAGAGGGCGGAGACATGGGTGCAGGACGAGACAAGGAGCTTAATAGCTCTGAGGAGAGAGATGGACAGCTTGTTCAACACTTGCAAGTCAAACAGGCATTTGTGGGAGCAAATATCGGCGAAAATGAGGGAGAAAGGGTTCGACAGGAACCCCAACATGTGCACGGATAAGTGGAGGAACTTGCTCAAGGAGTTCAAGAAGGTgaagcatcatcatcatcatgataAGGGGAGTGGGTCCGCTAAGATGTCCTATTATAAAGAGATTGAGGAGATTTTGAAGGACAGGAATAAGAATGCTCCTTATAAAAGTCCTACCCcaactactactactactaagGTTGATTCTTTTATGCACTTCTCCGATAAAG GGATCGAAGATACAAACATTGCTTTTGCACCTGTGGAAG CTAATGACAGGCCAACACTCAACCTCGAGACAGGATTGGACCATGATGGTCATCCTCTTGCCCTCACTGCAGGTGATGCAGTTGTGGCAAATGGAGTTGCACCTTGGAATTGGAGAGAAACCCCTGAGCATG GTGGAGAGAATCAATCATATGGAGGGAGAGTCATAGTAGTAACCTGGGGTGATTATACTAGGCGGATAGGAATTGATGGTTCAGCAGATGCCATAAAGGAGGCCATCAAGTCTGCGTTTAGGCTGAGAACAAGACGTACCTTCTGGTTGGAGGATGAAGACCAGATTGTCCGAAGTCTTGATCGAGACATGCCTCTGGGAAATTACACCCTTCATCTTGACGAAG GTATGTCCGTGAAAGTGTGCCTGTATGATGAGCCAGACAACTTACCGTTACATACAGAGGAGAAGATTTTTTACACTGAAGATGATTTTCGTGAATTCCTAACTCGTCGTGGGTGGACATGTTTGCGGGAGTTTGATGGATACagaaatattgaaaatatGGATGATCTTCGACTTGGTGGAATATATCGTGGTGTAAATTGA
- the LOC126791345 gene encoding F-box protein SKIP14, translated as MALNFSHRPFLVSPMRIRNGYLAEGISERPWHSNLDEGSSQEPVSNDIIDLLPSDPFGMDISTTFTAITGWLEDLEVDYGCYGRGDEAGTSNGNYELFAGLNFIWNNAMRFQTFPGSVGVDCGSKVASGFRGKQVGGGGASLKEKHVCGVSSSHGLVDKQGGNAASLGDGCLVGCSEENGSGDEFCNGGYDGCSKEEENADAPDALSCQGDIGSASAVARDPQPVDGICSFGDGGAHDGALMLALSYLGVRDLLVVESVCRSLYSTVRGDPLMWRTIHIDQPLNEKITDEVLLHLTNRAQGNLQCLSLVECPRITDDGLKSVLQNNPRLSKLSVPGCTRLSIEGIVNNLKAFKSKGAIGVKHLRIGGLYGVTQKHFDELRSLLGTDCQVQQNARKPHFYHRGNFYLSCDDDSDIDIEMCPRCQNLRLVYDCPAEACQGKEHPTQLCRACTLCIGRCAQCGRCINDSEYEETFCLELLCSDCWKQLLKSQEREDTEFVPSNSTVLHEQNHSFSPLG; from the exons ATGGCCTTGAATTTTTCGCATCGACCATTCTTGGTGTCGCCGATGAGGATTCGTAATGGGTACCTTGCCGAGGGTATCTCGGAGAGGCCGTGGCATTCGAATTTGGATGAGGGCAGCTCCCAGGAGCCGGTTTCGAATGACATTATTGATCTTTTGCCTTCGGACCCGTTTGGGATGGATATTAGTACCACTTTTACTGCCATTACCGGGTGGCTTGAGGATTTAGAGGTGGATTATGGGTGTTATGGCAGGGGGGATGAGGCGGGGACGAGTAATGGGAATTACGAGCTTTTTGCGGGGTTGAATTTTATTTGGAATAATGCTATGAGGTTCCAGACGTTTCCGGGGAGTGTTGGGGTTGATTGCGGGTCGAAAGTCGCGAGTGGTTTTCGTGGGAAGCAGgtgggtggtggtggtgcttCTTTGAAAGAGAAGCATGTGTGTGGTGTGTCGTCGTCCCATGGCTTGGTAGACAAGCAGGGGGGTAATGCAGCCTCCCTTGGTGATGGTTGTTTGGTTGGGTGTTCTGAAGAGAATGGGAGTGGAGATGAGTTTTGCAACGGAGGGTATGATGGGTGTTCAAAAGAGGAGGAGAATGCAGATGCGCCTGATGCTTTGTCTTGCCAAGGTGATATCGGATCAGCTTCTGCAGTAGCTCGTGATCCTCAGCCGGTGGATGGGATTTGCTCTTTTGGAGACGGAGGAGCTCATGATGGAGCTTTAATGCTTGCCCTCAGTTATCTAGGCGTGCGGGATCTCCTTGTTGTGGAGAGTGTTTGCAGATCTCTCTATTCTACAGTTCGTGGGGACCCCTTAATGTGGAGAACTATTCACATAGATCAGCCACTGAATGAGAAGATTACAGATGAAGTTTTATTGCATCTGACTAATAGGGCTCAAGGAAATTTGCAATGCTTGAGCCTGGTGGAGTGCCCGAGGATCACTGATGATGGTCTCAAGAGCGTGCTTCAAAACAATCCTAGGCTTTCCAAA TTAAGTGTGCCTGGGTGTACTAGACTAAGTATAGAGGGCATTGTGAATAACTTAAAGGCTTTTAAGTCTAAGGGTGCAATTGGTGTGAAGCACTTACGAATTGGTGGACTCTATGGTGTAACACAGAAGCATTTTGATGAGTTGAGATCTTTGTTGGGCACTGATTGCCAGGTGCAGCAGAATGCCCGCAAGCCACACTTTTATCACCGAGGGAACTTTTATTTGTCCTGTGATGATGATAGTGACATCGATATTGAAATGTGCCCTAGATGCCAGAATTTGAGGCTTGTTTATGATTGCCCGGCAGAGGCTTGTCAGGGAAAAGAACATCCTACTCAGTTATGCAGGGCTTGCACTCTATGCATAGGTAGGTGTGCTCAGTGTGGGCGGTGCATTAATGATAGTGAATATGAGGAAACATTCTGTCTAGAATTGCTTTGCTCAGATTGCTGGAAGCAACTACTGAAGTCCCAGGAGAGGGAGGATACTGAGTTTGTTCCATCCAACTCTACTGTTCTCCATGAGCAGAATCATAGCTTTTCTCCCCTTGGCTAG
- the LOC126791352 gene encoding uncharacterized protein LOC126791352 isoform X2 has protein sequence MRNSCCSGFCSLRRNTIEMVSLRKMRGKIFMRAFSTCSSPLISTSFSMVMRSQSALALVTRVVLSDAPQRSDEWFALRQNKLTTSTFSTALGFWKGTRRPELWHEKVFDSKKDFEQASKNAMQWGVVNEEVAIERYKRITGREVGTYGFASHGEEQFDWLGASPDGLLDCFQGGGILEVKCPYNKGKPEQGLPWSTMPFYYMPQVQGQMEIMDRDWVDLYCWMPNGSTIFRVCRDRSYWDLMHEILREFWWENVIPAKEALLLGNEEKVREYKPTSTHKKTGLAIVKSLELARESKLLCREIAGHIEFY, from the coding sequence ATGAGAAATTCCTGCTGCAGTGGATTCTGCAGCTTACGTCGTAACACAATAGAAATGGTGTCGTTGAGAAAGATGCGTGGAAAGATATTTATGAGGGCCTTTTCGACGTGCTCCTCACCGTTGATATCTACGAGTTTTTCTATGGTGATGCGTTCCCAATCAGCACTTGCGTTGGTTACCCGGGTTGTGCTGTCTGATGCTCCCCAGCGTTCGGACGAGTGGTTTGCCTTGCGGCAAAACAAACTGACTACAAGCACCTTCAGCACTGCCTTGGGGTTTTGGAAAGGAACCCGTCGACCTGAGCTATGGCATGAGAAGGTGTTTGATTCAAAGAAAGATTTCGAGCAAGCTTCTAAGAATGCCATGCAGTGGGGTGTGGTTAATGAAGAGGTGGCCATAGAGCGGTACAAAAGGATAACTGGTCGTGAAGTTGGTACATATGGATTTGCATCCCATGGAGAAGAGCAGTTTGATTGGCTTGGTGCCTCCCCTGATGGTCTGCTTGATTGCTTTCAAGGTGGTGGCATCCTGGAAGTGAAGTGTCCTTATAACAAGGGAAAACCAGAGCAGGGTCTGCCCTGGTCAACGATGCCCTTCTATTACATGCCTCAGGTGCAGGGTCAAATGGAGATAATGGATAGAGATTGGGTTGATTTATATTGCTGGATGCCAAATGGAAGCACAATATTCCGCGTATGCAGAGACCGTAGTTATTGGGACTTGATGCATGAAATTCTAAGGGAATTTTGGTGGGAAAATGTGATTCCTGCAAAGGAGGCTCTTTTGCTGGGAAATGAAGAAAAGGTCAGGGAATATAAACCGACTTCTACTCACAAAAAAACTGGCCTTGCAATTGTTAAGAGTCTGGAGTTAGCAAGAGAATCAAAGTTGCTGTGTAGGGAGATTGCTGGTCACATCGAGTTTTACTAA